In one Macaca fascicularis isolate 582-1 chromosome 6, T2T-MFA8v1.1 genomic region, the following are encoded:
- the LOC102121773 gene encoding protein FRG2-like-2 isoform X1, producing MGKGNEDPDLHCSSRQHPTDQPPSPQVFTERGPDEKKPFKGKGKTASSHSREKHIQRQAGSEPNPNKEENSEETKLKAGNSTAGSEPESSSYRENCRKRKIRSKDSCQDRAGNCPEEECGLPLKKKSRSSTAVHNSEIQETCDGHHGGHSRARTGRSQRHTSRALGVQTPSLRKSLVTSVRAMSEAIYQDLAQVWAQQIRSPLTWEQLTLLTQLWGPLCAQVQTLYSMSTQAAYVFPAEGWLVPATLPGPRDSALDREAHPWAGDN from the exons ATGGGAAAGGGAAATGAAGACCCGGATCTCCACTGCTCCTCCAGGCAGCACCCCACTGACCAGCCCCCCTCCCCACAGGTCTTTACAGAAAGGGGCCCAGATGAGAAGAAACCATTCAAAGGAAAAGGCAAGACGGCCTCCTCCCATTCCCGTGAGAAGCACATACAAAGGCAAG CAGGATCGGAGCCCAATCCAAACAAGGAGGAGAATTCTGAGGAAACCAAGCTCAAGGCCGGGAACAGCACTGCTGGATCCG AACCAGAGTCCAGCTCATACCGGGAAaactgcaggaaaagaaaaatccgTTCCAAGGACAGCTGCCAAGACAGAGCAG GGAACTGTCCAGAAGAAGAGTGCGGCTTGCcgctgaaaaaaaaatcaagatcctCCACTGCTGTGCACAACAGTGAAATCCAGGAGACTTGTGATGGCCACCATGGGGGACATTCCAGGGCTCGCACTGGGCGCAGCCAGCGGCACACGTCTCGGGCCCTAGGAGTCCAAACACCGTCACTTCGAAAAAGCTTGGTGACCTCTGTGCGAGCTATGTCGGAGGCTATTTATCAAGACCTAGCCCAGGTGTGGGCACAGCAGATCCGTTCTCCACTGACCTGGGAGCAGCTCACACTGCTCACTCAGCTCTGGGGGCCTCTGTGTGCCCAGGTGCAGACCTTGTATTCCATGTCCACCCAGGCAGCTTATGTCTTCCCTGCTGAGGGCTGGCTTGTCCCAGCCACACTGCCTGGTCCTCGGGATTCAGCCCTGGATAGAGAAGCCCATCCCTGGGCAGGAGATAACTGA
- the LOC102121773 gene encoding protein FRG2-like isoform X2 — protein MGKGNEDPDLHCSSRQHPTDQPPSPQVFTERGPDEKKPFKGKGKTASSHSREKHIQRQGSEPNPNKEENSEETKLKAGNSTAGSEPESSSYRENCRKRKIRSKDSCQDRAGNCPEEECGLPLKKKSRSSTAVHNSEIQETCDGHHGGHSRARTGRSQRHTSRALGVQTPSLRKSLVTSVRAMSEAIYQDLAQVWAQQIRSPLTWEQLTLLTQLWGPLCAQVQTLYSMSTQAAYVFPAEGWLVPATLPGPRDSALDREAHPWAGDN, from the exons ATGGGAAAGGGAAATGAAGACCCGGATCTCCACTGCTCCTCCAGGCAGCACCCCACTGACCAGCCCCCCTCCCCACAGGTCTTTACAGAAAGGGGCCCAGATGAGAAGAAACCATTCAAAGGAAAAGGCAAGACGGCCTCCTCCCATTCCCGTGAGAAGCACATACAAAGGCAAG GATCGGAGCCCAATCCAAACAAGGAGGAGAATTCTGAGGAAACCAAGCTCAAGGCCGGGAACAGCACTGCTGGATCCG AACCAGAGTCCAGCTCATACCGGGAAaactgcaggaaaagaaaaatccgTTCCAAGGACAGCTGCCAAGACAGAGCAG GGAACTGTCCAGAAGAAGAGTGCGGCTTGCcgctgaaaaaaaaatcaagatcctCCACTGCTGTGCACAACAGTGAAATCCAGGAGACTTGTGATGGCCACCATGGGGGACATTCCAGGGCTCGCACTGGGCGCAGCCAGCGGCACACGTCTCGGGCCCTAGGAGTCCAAACACCGTCACTTCGAAAAAGCTTGGTGACCTCTGTGCGAGCTATGTCGGAGGCTATTTATCAAGACCTAGCCCAGGTGTGGGCACAGCAGATCCGTTCTCCACTGACCTGGGAGCAGCTCACACTGCTCACTCAGCTCTGGGGGCCTCTGTGTGCCCAGGTGCAGACCTTGTATTCCATGTCCACCCAGGCAGCTTATGTCTTCCCTGCTGAGGGCTGGCTTGTCCCAGCCACACTGCCTGGTCCTCGGGATTCAGCCCTGGATAGAGAAGCCCATCCCTGGGCAGGAGATAACTGA